Genomic DNA from Myxococcus guangdongensis:
GCGCGCGGTGCGCTGGCGCGCGCCGTCCCGGTCCGCCTGGCACTTCACCTCGTGCAGCAGCGGCAGGCTGGCCAGCACGGTGTCGGCGGGGATGCCGAAGTCGATGAGGCAGCCCACCTCGTCCACGCCCAGGGCGCGCAGCTGCTCCATCCGCTCGCGCACGGAGCGCGGCGTGCCGAAGAGTCCGCTCGTCTCGAAGTAGCGCTCGAAGGCCTGCGCGGCCAGCCGGTCCAGGTCCGCCTCGGTGGCGGTGTCCAGGTCCACGCCCAGCGTCCGGCCCAGTCCGCGCATCAGGTCCGCGGAGCTGCGCAGGTAGTTCCGGAAGGGCTTCTCCACCACCGAGCGCACCGTCGCGGCGTCCTCGCCGATGAACGTGTGCAGCATCAGCGTGACGTGCCCTTCGCCCGCGTGTCCAGCCGCGCGCCAGGCCTCACGGTAGAGGGCCAGCTTCTTCTCCAGGTCCTCCCACGTCTGTCCCAGCAGGTGGGTGAGGACGTTGCAGCCCAGGCGCCCCGCGGAGACGAACGTGTCGGGGTTGCCCGCCGCCGTCAGCCACACCGGCAGCTCCTTCTGCACCGGACGCGGCCGCAGGGTGACGTCCACCTGGGTGCCCGCGCCTCCCGGGAAGCGCAGCGTGTCGCCGCGCCACAGGCGGCGCACCGTCTCCAGGCCCTCCAGCATCAGCTCGCGGCGCTGCTCGTAGCGTTCGGGCGCGAAGACGAAGTCGTTCGCGTGCCAGCCGGAGGCGACGGAGATGCCCACGCGGCCCCGCGACAGGTTGTCCACCAGCGCCCACTCCTCCGCGACGCGCACCGGATGGTGCAGCGGCAGCACCACGCTGCCCGCGCGGATGGCCACGCGCTCCGTCACCGCGGCGATGGCCGCGCCCGCCACGGACGGGCTTGGGTACAGCCCACCGAAGGCGTGGAAGTGACGCTCCGGCGTCCACACCGCCGCGAAGCCGTGACGGTCCGCGAACTTCGCGCCCTCCAGCAGCAGCTTGTAGCGGTCGCCGGCAGAGGCCTCCGCGTCGTCCGCGAAGTAGAAGAGGCTCATCTGCATCGGCGTGGCGCGCGCCGCCGAGGCCCGGGCGGGCGCCTTGATGGACGCGCCCTCGCCCTGCACCACCACCTTGAAGCCGCGCGTGAGCGTCCACAGCAGCTCCAGCACGGAGATGTCGAAGGAGATGCTCGTCACGGCCAGCCACGCGCCCGAGGGCGGATGGCCGATGCGCGTGTCCATGGCCGAGAAGAAGTTGGCCACGCCCCCGTGCGGCACCATGACGCCCTTGGGGCGCCCCGTGGAGCCGGACGTGTAGATGACATACGCGAGGTGCCCCGCGCCCGTGTTCGACGGCGGAGGCGTGTCCCGCTGCGCGCCATCCGTCAGCGAGAGGTCCTCCAACGCGACGACGCGCGCGCTCCCCGTGGGGATGACGCCGCGCAGGTGCGTCTGCGTGAGCAACACCGGAGCGCCCGAGTCCTCCAGCATGTACGCCAGGCGCTCGCGGGGATACTCGGGGTCCAACGGCACGTACGCGCCGCCGGCCTTGAGCACGCCCAGCATCGCCACCACCATCGCGGCCGAGCGCTCCACGCACAGCCCCACGCGCGTCTCGGCGCCGACGCCCTGGGCGCGCAGGTGCCACGCCAGCGCGTTGGAGCGCGCGTCCAGCTCCGCGTAGGTCAACGTCGCGTCGTCACCGGCCACCGCCACCGCGTCCGGCGTCCTGGCCACCTGCGCCCGGAACTGCGCGTGGATGGAGGTGTCCTCGGTGCTCGCGGGCGTGAGGTCATTCCAGTCCACCAGCAGCCGTCGCGTCTCGTCCGCGCCGAGCAGCGGCAGGTCGTCCACCCGCGTCTCCACGGTGTCGACCACCGCGCGCAGCAGCGTCTCCAGGTGGAGGGCCAGCCGCGCCACCGTGGCGGGCGTGAACAAGTCCGTGCGGTACTCGAGCGCGCCGGTGAGCCCGTCCGCGCCCTCCGCGAGCGAGAGCTGGAGGTCGAACTTCGACGTGCCCTCCACCGCGCCATCCGGCACCGGGAGCACCGGCCGCCACTGCATGCCGGGCACCGACAGGTTCGTCGGGGGCAGCGCCTCCAGCAGCAGGGCCGTCTGGAACAGCGGGTTGTCCGCGCCGCCCCTCGGAGCCCGGGCCGCGCCCACCACCTCCTCGAAGGGGAGGTCCGCGTGGGACAGCGCCTCGTGGAAGGTCTGTCGCGTGCGGGAGAGCAGCTCGTGGAAGCTCGGCGCGCCGGAGAGATTCGTGCGCAGCACCAGCGTGTGCGCGAAGAAGCCCACCACGTCGCGCAGCTCCGGGCGCTCGCGGTTCGCCACCACCGTGCCCACGGCGAAGTCGGCCTGTCCGCTGTAACGGTGCAGGAGCGCCGTCCACGCGGCTGTCAGCGTGACGAAGAGCGTGCAGCCCTCACGGCGGCTCAGCGCGCGCAGGGACTCGACGAGCGGGCGCTCCAGCGTGAGGTGATGCAGCGCGCCCTGGAACCCGGGCTCGCGCGGACGCGGGAAGTCGGTGGGCAGCTCCAGCCGGGGCAGGCCCGCCAGCTGCTTGCCCCAGTACGCGCGCTGGGTGTCGAGCAGCGGCCCCAGGCCCTGCTGCCATCGGGCGAAGTCCGTGTACTGGAGCTTCACGGCGGGCAGCTCGGAGGCCTCGCCCGTCAGCTGCGCGCGGTACAGCGCCGCCAGCTCATGCGCCAGCACACCGATGGACCAGCCGTCGGTGGCGATGTGGTGCTGCGTCATCAGCAGCACGTGCTCGTGCTCGCCCAGCGTCACCAGGGACGCGCGCACCGCGGGGCCCTCGACCAGCCGGAAGGGCTCACGCGCCTGCTCCAGCGACAGCCAGCGCAGCTCCGCGTCACGCGCCTCGGGCGCGACGGAGCGCAGGTCCACGACGGGGAATGACAGCTTCACGCCGCCGCGCACCACCAGCCGGGGCTGGCCGTCGACCTCCGGGAACGCCGCGCCCAACACGGGGTGACGCTCGACCAGCGCGTCCAGGCTCCGCGCCAGGGCGCCGGTGTCCAGCGCTCCGGTGAGCCGGAGCTGGAAGTGGAGGTTGTACAGCGCGCTGTCGGGGACCAGGCGGTCCAGGAACCACAGGCGGAGCTGACCGGAGGAGAGGGGATGCTCGCCCTCCCGAGGCCCCGCGCTCAGCGGCGGCGCCACCAGCGAGTGCTCGGGCCGGACGCCGCGCCACGCCTCCAGGAGCCGCAGGGCCGCGGCCTCCAACGTGGGGCTCACCCAGAGGAACGCGGCGGGCAGCGCCACGCCCAGCTCCGACTCCAGCTGACCGTGCACCTCCAGCACCATCAGCGAGTCGAGCCCCAGGCCCGCGAGCTCCGTGTCGCCCGGGAGCGTCGACGCATCCAGCCGCAGCGCCCGCGCCACGGCCCGCCGCAGGAAGTCCTCCACCAGCGCGAGTCGCTGGCTGTCCTCCGCCGTGGCCAGCTGCTCCTTGAGCGGGATGGTGGACTCGGGGACGCTCGGCGAAGGCTCCGCCGCGGCGACCGAGGCCTCGACGATCTCGAGCTCACCCGCGAGCCACGCCGCCTTCGTGGCGCGGCGCTGAATCTTCCCGCTCGACGTCTTCGGGATGCTGCGTGCCTGGAGCAGCACGATGGCGTGCGCGTGCACGGCGTGCTGCTCCGCCAGCGCCTTGCGCACGGCGCCCACGACGACGCTCGCGTCGAAGCCGTCACGCACGTCGACCTCGGCCGCGAGCACCAGCCGCTCCTCGCCCTCCACCTCCACGCTGAAGGCCGCGCAGCAGCCCGCGCGGATGGCGCGATGCGCGCGCTCCGTCTCCAGCTCCAGGTCCTGCGGATACAGGTTGCGGCCGCGGATGATGAGCAGGTCCTTCAGTCGGCCGGTGACGAACAGCTGCCCCGCCTCCGACAGGAAGGCCAGGTCTCCGGTGCGCAGGAACGGGCCCTCGCCCGTCGCGAGCCGCGCGTCGAACGCGTGCGCGCTCTCCTCGGGACGCTCCCAGTAGCCCGTCGCCACGCTGGGGCCGCGCACCCAGACCTCGCCCACCTGGTTCGCGCCGAGCCGCTCGCGCGTCTCCGGCTGGACGATGAGCACCTCCTGGTCCAGCGCGCTCACGCCCGAGCCCACCAGCGTCCGCGCCCGCGTGTCACCGGTCTCCGGCGCCTTGGCGCGACCCTGCTCCAGCGCGTCCGCGGAGAAGTCGCCGTGGACGAACATTTCGCCCTGCGTGCCTCCGGTGACGATGAGCGTGGCCTCCGCCAGACCGTAGCAGGGGTAGAATGCCGTACGCTTGAAACCACAAGGCGCGAAAGCTTCCGCGAAGCGCTCCAACGTCTCTCGCCGCACCGGCTCCGCGCCGTTGAACGCCAGCTCCCAGCTGCCCAGCTTCAGCTTCGCGCGGTCCTCGTCGGTGGCCTTCCGGACGCACAAGTCGTACGCGAAGTTGGGCCCGCCGCTGCACGTCGCCTGGTAGTGGGAGATGGCCTCCAGCCAGCGCAGCGGACGCTGGAGGAACGAGATGGGCGACATCAGCGTGCACGGGAAGCCCAGGTACAGCGGCTGGAGCACCTTCCCGATGAGCCCCATGTCGTGGAACATGGGCAGCCACCCCATCCCCGACGAGCGCGACGCATCCAGGCCGAAGCCCCGGGTGATGAGCGCCTCGTTGTGGAGGATGTTGGCGTGGCTGACCATCACCCCCTTGGGGTTGCCCGTCGAGCCGGAGGTGTACTGGAGGAACGCCGTCGTGCCGCCCTGGAGCTCCGGACGCCGCCAGTCCGCCGCCATCGACTCCGGCACCGCGTCGCTGGCCAGCCACTGCAGCGCCGCGAGCTCCGGCGCCTGCGGCTTGAACAGCTCCGACATCTCCAGGATGAAGCTCGTCGTGAGCACGTAGCGCGCGCCACAGTCCTGCGCGATGGCCCGCAGGCGGGGCAGGGTGCGCTCCAGCCGCGTCGGGTCTGGCGGGTAGCACGGCACCGCGACGACGCCCGCGTACAGGCAGCCCATGAAGCCCGCCACGAACTCCATCCCCGGCGGATACAGCAGCAGCGCACGGTCTCCCGGTGAGCCCGAGGCCCGCAGCAGCGCGCCCAGCGCCCGCGCGCGCGCGTCCAGCCGGGCGTAGCTCCACTCCTCCACCGGGCCATCCACGTCGCCCGTTTCGAGAAAGCGATACAAGAGCGCGTCGCCCTGGGTGCTCGCCCGATGGCACAGCAGGTCCACGAGGTGGTGGAAGTCACCCGCGGACGTCTCATGGTGCTGTTTCATGCGTGCTCCCCGGCGGACGACTCGCGATGGTGGTACGGCGGCCCGGGAGATGGCCGTCCCGGTACCGCCTCACGTCCTGGTGGCTGATGGGGTCCTGGCGTCTAACAGCGACGACACGAAACGCCGCGACGCCTCAGGGGGGACCTTGTCCCGATGCTCCCCTGGAACTGTCGCGAGTGGCCCGCTACCGCACGCCGGCACGGCACCGTCGTCCGGAGCCGTGAGTGAGGAAAATTAGGTCGAAGGTGAAGCATGCCCTCTGCCTTCATCCCTTGTTTTATCTGGAATGTCTAGTCAGCCACGAACCGCTCTAACTCCTTGGTTTGTCAGGGGGTCAGGCTCTTCTGATAAACTGGAGAACTTCGCTCGCGAGACCTCATGGCATCGACTCCAGCACCTTCGTCCGCCCCCGGCCCCCGCGGTCTCCCCATCTGGCTCAACGTCCTACGTCAGGAACACGACCCATTGGGTTACTTCACCCAGGGTTTCCGCAAGTATGGCGACGTGGTCCGCTTCGACATGGGCGCCTCGGCGACCTACATGGTGAGTCACCCGGACTCCATCCGGTACTTCCTCACCGAGAACGCGGGCAACTACTCGAAGGAGGCGCTGTCGGAGGACCCCTTCCTGGGCAACGGGCTCTTCGTGAGCGAGGGGAACTACTGGCGGCGCCAGCGGCGGCTCGTCCAGCCCTCTTTCCACCGGGACCGCCTGGCGGGCCTGCTGGGCGGCATGGTGGACCTGATCCAGCGCACGCTCGGCGCGTGGGACGCGGACGCCACCTCGCGGCCGTTCGACATGGCGGCCCAGATGGGGAGCCTGTCGCTGCGGATGACGACGCGGGCGGTCTACTCGGAGGAGCCGGACGCGGCGGCGGCGGCGGCCGTCGGGCGGATGATGGGCATCATGAACGACCGGGGGACGTTCGTGTCGCGGCTGCTGCGGCTGGAGCGGCTGCCCATCTACAAGAAGAAGTGGGCGGACTTCTTCGGCACCCTCCGGATGCTCAACGCCAAGGCGAAGGAGGTCATCGCCCAGCGCAAGGCCGGCGGCCCCCAGGACGACATCATGGCCATGCTGGTGGCGGCCAAGGACCGCGACACCGGCGAGTCGATGACGGACAAGGAGCTGCGCGACGAGTTCATGAACCTGTTCTCCGGCCACGAGGGGCCGGGCGTGGCGCTCACCTGGGCGTGGCACCTGTTGTCCCAGAACCCGGACGTCGAGGCGCGGCTCGCGTCGGAGTGCGCCGCGGTGCTCGGGGGGCGTGCTCCGACGCTCGAGGACCTGCCCCGGCTGCGCTACGCGACGCAGGTGTTCGAGGAGTCCATCCGCCTGTATCCCCCGGCGTGGCGGCTCTTGCGCATGGCGAAGGACGCGGACACGCTGGGCGGTTACCCGGTGGAGCCGGGCTCGGCCGTGCTCGCCGTGCCCTACGTGCTGCACCGGCACCCGGAGTTCTGGCCCCGTCCGGAGGTGTTCGACCCGGACCGCTTCACGCCGGAGCAGAAGGCCGCGCGGCACAAGTTCGCCTACCTGCCGTTCGGCGCGGGCCAGCACATCTGCATCGGCAACAACCTGGCGATGATGTTCGGCGCGCTGGTGCTGGCCATGGTCTCCCAGCGCTACCGCTTCCACGCCATCCCCGGCCGGCGCGTGGACATCTACCCGGGCATCGCCCTGCTGCCCAAGGGCGGCATGCCCATGCGTCCGGAGCGGCGCGGCTGAGACGGCTCGACGGGGCGCCGCGCGTGGCTCAACCCACGGCGCGCGTGGCGTCCTGCTCCTTGGCGGCGTAGAGCGCCTGGATGTTGGCGCCGCCGAAGCCGCGCGCCTGGTGGCGCTGGATGACCTCGAAGAACAGCGTGCGCCGCGCGTGCTGCGAGCGGGTGAAGACCTGGAGCAGCAGGCCCCACGCGTCGCGGTCCATCAGGATGTTGCGCGACTGGAGCTGCTCGCGGCGGAAGGGCCCCAACGAGCCGAGCCGCGCCTCCAGCGCCTCGTAGTAGCCCCGGGGCGCGTCGAGCAGGCCCACGCCGCGCTGCCCCAGCGAGTCCACCGCGTGGACGATGTCGTCCGCCAGGAAGGCCAGGTGCTGCACGCCCGCGCCGCCATGGGCGTCCACGAAGTCCTCCAACTGCCCCCGCCGCGTGCCGTTGACGGGCTCCTGCAAGGGGAAGCAGATGCGTCCGCCGGCCGCCTGCACCACGCGCGAGCTCATGCCGCTGTACTCGGTGCGCACGTCCTCCTGGTGGGTCTGCTCGAAGCCGAGCACGTCCACGTAGAAGGCCACCGTGTCCAGCAGCGTGCCCGCCCGCAGCGCGAAGGCGAAGTGGTCCACGTCGCGAAACAGCGCCGCGCCGCCAGACGGCCCCGCGTCCACGGGCAGATAGAAGCCCGGGAGGAACGCACCCGAGGGCGTGTCCCGCTGGATGAGCGAGTGCACCCAGCCTCCGGGCCCGGCGAGCGTGGCCTTCACCACGCGCTGTCCGTCCGCCTCGAAGACCGCGGGCTCGGCCACCGGACTCGCGCCCCGGCGCACCGCCTCCTCGAACGTGGCGACGACGTCGGGGGTGCCCAGCGCGATGTCGCGCACGCTGTCACCGTGTTCCCGGACGTACGCCGCCACCTCGCCCTCGGAGCCCAGCGCCGAGGTGACGACGAGCCTCGCCGCGCCTTGCTCCAACACGAAGGAGCGCCGTCCCTGGAGCCCCGACTCCGGCCCGCCGCTCGCCACCATCCGGAAGCCCAGCGCATGGCAGAAGTAGTAGGCCGACAGGACGGCATCGCCCACATACAGCTCCGCATGCTCCACGTTCGTGAGCACCACTCGCAGAACCTCG
This window encodes:
- a CDS encoding MupA/Atu3671 family FMN-dependent luciferase-like monooxygenase; its protein translation is MKQHHETSAGDFHHLVDLLCHRASTQGDALLYRFLETGDVDGPVEEWSYARLDARARALGALLRASGSPGDRALLLYPPGMEFVAGFMGCLYAGVVAVPCYPPDPTRLERTLPRLRAIAQDCGARYVLTTSFILEMSELFKPQAPELAALQWLASDAVPESMAADWRRPELQGGTTAFLQYTSGSTGNPKGVMVSHANILHNEALITRGFGLDASRSSGMGWLPMFHDMGLIGKVLQPLYLGFPCTLMSPISFLQRPLRWLEAISHYQATCSGGPNFAYDLCVRKATDEDRAKLKLGSWELAFNGAEPVRRETLERFAEAFAPCGFKRTAFYPCYGLAEATLIVTGGTQGEMFVHGDFSADALEQGRAKAPETGDTRARTLVGSGVSALDQEVLIVQPETRERLGANQVGEVWVRGPSVATGYWERPEESAHAFDARLATGEGPFLRTGDLAFLSEAGQLFVTGRLKDLLIIRGRNLYPQDLELETERAHRAIRAGCCAAFSVEVEGEERLVLAAEVDVRDGFDASVVVGAVRKALAEQHAVHAHAIVLLQARSIPKTSSGKIQRRATKAAWLAGELEIVEASVAAAEPSPSVPESTIPLKEQLATAEDSQRLALVEDFLRRAVARALRLDASTLPGDTELAGLGLDSLMVLEVHGQLESELGVALPAAFLWVSPTLEAAALRLLEAWRGVRPEHSLVAPPLSAGPREGEHPLSSGQLRLWFLDRLVPDSALYNLHFQLRLTGALDTGALARSLDALVERHPVLGAAFPEVDGQPRLVVRGGVKLSFPVVDLRSVAPEARDAELRWLSLEQAREPFRLVEGPAVRASLVTLGEHEHVLLMTQHHIATDGWSIGVLAHELAALYRAQLTGEASELPAVKLQYTDFARWQQGLGPLLDTQRAYWGKQLAGLPRLELPTDFPRPREPGFQGALHHLTLERPLVESLRALSRREGCTLFVTLTAAWTALLHRYSGQADFAVGTVVANRERPELRDVVGFFAHTLVLRTNLSGAPSFHELLSRTRQTFHEALSHADLPFEEVVGAARAPRGGADNPLFQTALLLEALPPTNLSVPGMQWRPVLPVPDGAVEGTSKFDLQLSLAEGADGLTGALEYRTDLFTPATVARLALHLETLLRAVVDTVETRVDDLPLLGADETRRLLVDWNDLTPASTEDTSIHAQFRAQVARTPDAVAVAGDDATLTYAELDARSNALAWHLRAQGVGAETRVGLCVERSAAMVVAMLGVLKAGGAYVPLDPEYPRERLAYMLEDSGAPVLLTQTHLRGVIPTGSARVVALEDLSLTDGAQRDTPPPSNTGAGHLAYVIYTSGSTGRPKGVMVPHGGVANFFSAMDTRIGHPPSGAWLAVTSISFDISVLELLWTLTRGFKVVVQGEGASIKAPARASAARATPMQMSLFYFADDAEASAGDRYKLLLEGAKFADRHGFAAVWTPERHFHAFGGLYPSPSVAGAAIAAVTERVAIRAGSVVLPLHHPVRVAEEWALVDNLSRGRVGISVASGWHANDFVFAPERYEQRRELMLEGLETVRRLWRGDTLRFPGGAGTQVDVTLRPRPVQKELPVWLTAAGNPDTFVSAGRLGCNVLTHLLGQTWEDLEKKLALYREAWRAAGHAGEGHVTLMLHTFIGEDAATVRSVVEKPFRNYLRSSADLMRGLGRTLGVDLDTATEADLDRLAAQAFERYFETSGLFGTPRSVRERMEQLRALGVDEVGCLIDFGIPADTVLASLPLLHEVKCQADRDGARQRTARSIPLNLREHAVTHLQCTPSLARALLADSESSEALRGLKRWMVGGEALPSSLATSLRQALPEDARLLNMYGPTETTIWSSTHDVRGEAGPVVSIGTPFLRTRFYLLDARLRPVPVGVPGELYIGGAGVVRGYLSRPELTAERFVPDLFSSEPGARLYRTGDRARWRDDGTVEFLGRVDHQLKVRGFRIEAGEIEAVLSARPEVREAVVVAREDSPGDVRLVAYVVARDGQTVDGTALRDAVAQKLPEHMVPSVVVDLPVLPLTPNGKVDRKALPAPSAARTSRAAFVAPQGQLEQQIADIWKQVLKVEQVGVNDNFFDLGGHSLLMVQVHARLRAVPGGDLPLLKLLEYPTVSALARHMRQGTTAQASPVETAQDRAKRQLESLKRQQQRARKQG
- a CDS encoding cytochrome P450, translating into MASTPAPSSAPGPRGLPIWLNVLRQEHDPLGYFTQGFRKYGDVVRFDMGASATYMVSHPDSIRYFLTENAGNYSKEALSEDPFLGNGLFVSEGNYWRRQRRLVQPSFHRDRLAGLLGGMVDLIQRTLGAWDADATSRPFDMAAQMGSLSLRMTTRAVYSEEPDAAAAAAVGRMMGIMNDRGTFVSRLLRLERLPIYKKKWADFFGTLRMLNAKAKEVIAQRKAGGPQDDIMAMLVAAKDRDTGESMTDKELRDEFMNLFSGHEGPGVALTWAWHLLSQNPDVEARLASECAAVLGGRAPTLEDLPRLRYATQVFEESIRLYPPAWRLLRMAKDADTLGGYPVEPGSAVLAVPYVLHRHPEFWPRPEVFDPDRFTPEQKAARHKFAYLPFGAGQHICIGNNLAMMFGALVLAMVSQRYRFHAIPGRRVDIYPGIALLPKGGMPMRPERRG
- the hppD gene encoding 4-hydroxyphenylpyruvate dioxygenase — translated: MVLTNVEHAELYVGDAVLSAYYFCHALGFRMVASGGPESGLQGRRSFVLEQGAARLVVTSALGSEGEVAAYVREHGDSVRDIALGTPDVVATFEEAVRRGASPVAEPAVFEADGQRVVKATLAGPGGWVHSLIQRDTPSGAFLPGFYLPVDAGPSGGAALFRDVDHFAFALRAGTLLDTVAFYVDVLGFEQTHQEDVRTEYSGMSSRVVQAAGGRICFPLQEPVNGTRRGQLEDFVDAHGGAGVQHLAFLADDIVHAVDSLGQRGVGLLDAPRGYYEALEARLGSLGPFRREQLQSRNILMDRDAWGLLLQVFTRSQHARRTLFFEVIQRHQARGFGGANIQALYAAKEQDATRAVG